One stretch of Armigeres subalbatus isolate Guangzhou_Male chromosome 2, GZ_Asu_2, whole genome shotgun sequence DNA includes these proteins:
- the LOC134210252 gene encoding uncharacterized protein LOC134210252 → MVYNTSLEAFQSIVLLARQMAGFCGVDLLADNYKPNLRTALTFIGCTSYIFTSMYSAWYYFPDVYKMLQALAPVGMAFQGCIKLCVALVHRKFFQGSAKFLEDFHQRHATRPEDNAVLLGLMKKLHLASRMLLCAYVLAILGFGLYPVYVYVMYGERTFAINVLLPGIDPDTHWGYVLTVAYQMFLLAIAMAGISAFDTTFMIFVSNLAGLVDVYTNKLKELDRLLEKRKTKPAEVRTLVREILIAHYGIVRRDYNDEVILAINGTMWYMLDKSQLKMIQFMLHRCQNPSNLTVGGFAPLNIETFVEIMKTIYQFFAMMINFVE, encoded by the exons ATGGTGTACAATACATCACTTGAAGCGTTCCAGAGTATTGTCTTGCTGGCCCGTCAGATGGCTGGCTTTTGCGGAGTCGACCTGCTGGCGGATAACTATAAGCCAAACTTGAGAACCGCTCTGACCTTCATTGGTTGCACCAGCTATATTTTCACCAGCATGTACAGCGCTTGGTACTATTTCCCGGACGTGTACAAAATGCTCCAAGCTTTGGCGCCCGTAGGAATGGCCTTCCAGGGTTGCATCAAACTTTGCGTTGCACTCGTCCATCGGAAATTTTTTCAAGGTAGCgcaaaattcctggaagacttcCACCAGCGGCATGCCACCCGACCAGAGGATAATGCCGTTCTGCTGGGGTTGATGAAGAAGTTGCATTTGGCTTCTCGGATGCTGTTGTGTGCGTACGTGCTGGCAATTCTTGGATTCGGCCTGTATCCAGTGTATGTCTACGTCATGTACGGGGAGAGAACATTTGCGATCAATGTTCTGCTACCGGGAATAGACCCGGACACACATTGGGGATATGTCTTAACAGTAGCGTATCAGATGTTTCTCCTGGCTATCGCTATGGCAGGGATTTCGGCCTTTGATACCACATTTATGATTTTTGTGTCGAATTTGGCGGGATTAGTTGATGTCTACACGAACAAGCTGAAAGAATTGGACAGGTTATTGGAAAAACGTAAAACTAAACCGGCTGAAGTGAGGACTCTCGTTCGGGAGATTCTCATAGCTCATTACGGCATCGTTAGGCGAGATTAC AACGACGAAGTTATCTTGGCGATAAACGGAACAATGTGGTATATGCTGGACAAATCTCAACTCAAAATGATACAATTTATGCTGCACAGATGCCAAAATCCATCCAATCTCACCGTTGGAGGATTTGCGCCGTTGAACATAGAAACATTTGTGGAG ATTATGAAGACCATTTATCAATTTTTCGCCATGATGATTAATTTCGTCGAGTAG